A window of the Oryza brachyantha chromosome 5, ObraRS2, whole genome shotgun sequence genome harbors these coding sequences:
- the LOC102703306 gene encoding UDP-rhamnose/UDP-galactose transporter 6-like: MAPGSKAQRKAALDAGAWMFNVVTSVGIIMVNKALMATHGFSFATTLTGLHFATTTLMTLVMKWLGYIQPSYLPVPELIKFVFFANLSIVGMNVSLMWNSVGFYQIAKLCIIPVLCFLEILFDKVRYSRDTKLSIMLVLVGVAVCTVTDVSVNSQGLIAAIIAVWSTALQQHYVHHLQRKYSLGSFNLLGHTAPAQAASLLILGPFVDFWLTNKRVDTFNYTAIVTFFIVLSCIIAVGTNLSQFICIGRFTAVSFQVLGHMKTVLVLTLGFLFFGKEGLNFHVALGMILAVIGMIWYGNASSKPGGKERQVYSVPSEKTQKHGILSSQSEVDQKV, from the exons ATGGCACCTGGAAGCAAGGCACAGAGAAAAGCAGCATTAGATGCTGGAGCTTGGATGTTCAATGTTGTAACGTCTGTTGGTATCATCATGGTCAACAAGGCCTTAATGGCTACACATGGTTTTAGTTTTG CTACAACATTGACTGGACTGCATTTTGCAACCACGACCTTGATGACATTAGTAATGAAATGGCTGGGATATATACAACCATCCTACTTACCAGTGCCAGAACTAAtaaaatttgtcttttttgcaaatttatcaattgttgGGATGAATGTTAGTTTGATGTGGAACTCTGTTGGATTTTACCAG ATTGCCAAGTTATGTATCATTCCAGTTTTGTGCTTTCTGGAAATCCTGTTTGATAAAGTCCGATACTCAAGAGACACGAAGCTCAGTATAATGCTTGTTCTAGTAGGTGTTGCCGTATGTACTGTGACTGATGTTAGTGTGAATTCACAAGGGCTCATAGCTGCCATAATAGCAGTTTGGAGCACTGCACTACAGCAGCAT TATGTTCATCACCTTCAAAGGAAGTACTCGCTTGGCTCATTCAACCTCTTGGGTCATACTGCTCCAGCTCAGGCAGCATCCTTATTAATACTTGGGCCTTTCGTGGACTTCTGGCTGACCAACAAAAGAGTTGATACTTTCAATTACACAGCAATAGTTACG TTCTTCATTGTACTGTCGTGCATAATTGCTGTTGGGACAAATCTTAGTCAATTCATATGTATCGGAAGATTTACAGCAGTCTCATTCCAAGTTCTAGGCCACATGAAGACGGTTCTTGTGTTGACCTTaggctttcttttctttggaaAAGAGGGCCTTAACTTCCATGTTGCGCTTGGCATGATCCTTGCTGTGATTGGCATGATTTGGTATGGGAATGCTTCATCGAAACCAGGAGGCAAAGAGAGGCAAGTTTACTCGGTGCCCAGCGAGAAAACTCAGAAACATGGCATATTATCATCACAATCGGAGGTTGACCAGAAGGTTTAA